The Myroides phaeus DNA segment CGAATGTATTCTTGATAGAGTCAAGATACACTACAGGATCAATTTCCTTTTTGATTTCGATACTCGTGTTTATAGGTTCGCTCTGTCCCCATACAGAATATGAAAACAAACTACATACAACAAAAGTTAATGCTTTATAGTTCATTGGTTTTATATTTGAAAAGTACCCTCTTTTTCAAGAGGGTACTTTTTATTTTATTCTTGAATTGCTTTAATACCCGGTAAAGCTTTTCCTTCTAACATTTCTAACATTGCACCACCTCCAGTTGACACATAGCTCATTTTTGGAGCTAAACCAAACTGTTTTACTGCCGCAACAGAGTCACCACCTCCTACTAAAGAGAAAGTTCCTTTCTTAGTTGCTTCCGCAATAAAGTTTCCTAATTCGATTGTACCATTAGCAAATTTCTCCATCTCGAATACTCCTAACGGCCCATTCCACAAGATAATTTTTGATTCAGCTACAACAGGTTTTAAGCTCTCTAATGTTTTTGGTCCTACGTCAAGTCCTTGCCATCCGTCAGGAATTTCATTAGCAGCAACAATTTTTACATTTGCATCAGCTGCGAAAGCGTCAGCAGCAACAATATCAATTGGCAAGTGAATTTGTACATTTTTCTCTTTAGCTTTTTCTAAGATTTCTAAAGCTAATTCGATTTTATCATCTTCACAGATAGAGTTTCCAATCTTTCCACCTAATGCTTTGATGAATGTAAAAGTCATACCACCACCAATGATCATATGATCAATTTTATCTAAGATATTCTCGATAATAGTGATTTTAGAAGAAACTTTTGAACCTCCTAAAACAGCAGTAACAGGTTTATCTGTACTATTTAATACTTTATCTAAACTCTCTATTTCTTTAGCTAATAAATAACCAAAACACTTATTTTCACCGAAGTATTTAGCTACAATTGTAGTTGAAGCGTGCGCTCTATGTGCTGTTCCAAATGCATCGTTAATATAGAAATCAGCTAAAGAAGCTAAAGCTTTAGAGAACTCCTCTTCACCTTTTTCTTCTTGAGCATAAAAACGTAAATTCTCTAATAATATTACATCACCAGATTTACTGTTATCAATTACAGCTTTTACGTTATCTCCAATACAGTCGTTTACAAATGTTACTTCTCTTCCTAAAACTTCTGCTGTTTTAGCAACAATATGTTTTAAAGAATATTTCTCATTAACTTCTCCTTTTGGTCTTCCTAAGTGAGACATTAAAATAGCAACTCCACCATCATTTACTACTTTATCAATAGTAGCTTTAGCAGCTTCTATTCTATTAGTATCTGTAACATTAAAATTTTCATCTAATGGCACATTAAAGTCAACGCGAATTAAGACTTTCTTATCTTTAAAATTTAAGTTTCCGATAGAACTCATATCAAATATTTTTATATTCTAATTTAACATATACAAATATAATTCTTTTCCTGCACCAGAATATCTGATATTTGTTAGGTATAAAAACAAATTTAACACTTATTATGATTATATACTAATCAAAAAAATAGTTAATAATGTAATATCTATTAGATTATATTTAATTATTAGAATAAATATATTATTCATCTGTTATTACAAATATATATTCACTAATTCTATTACTACATAACATAAATTAGACCAACAAATATTATTTTCAAATATTTAGTAATGCAATTATAACAATAATATGCTTTACATTATTTCAATCGCATAGGATTTAATATATCTTTGTATTATGCAATTCTCAGATATTATAGGCCAAGCCTACCTTAAAAATCATTTAATTCAAACTGCATCTACAGGTAGAATACCTCATGCACAGTTATTTATAGGTCCTGAAGGTTCAGGTACATTACCTATGGCAATAGCGTATGCTCAGTATTTACTTTGTCAAAATGTTGGAAATGAAAATACTGGAGGAAATGATTCTTGTAATATTAAATTCAATAATTTATCACATCCTGACTTACATTTTGTATATCCTGTAGCAACAACAGATGCGGTTAAAAGAAATGCTACAAGTGATTTGTTTGCTTCACAATGGCGCTCTTTCATCAAAGACAATGTTTATGGAAACCTTTTTGATTGGTATTCACATATTGAAATACAAAATAAACAAGGACAAATAGGTGTAGATGA contains these protein-coding regions:
- a CDS encoding phosphoglycerate kinase, giving the protein MSSIGNLNFKDKKVLIRVDFNVPLDENFNVTDTNRIEAAKATIDKVVNDGGVAILMSHLGRPKGEVNEKYSLKHIVAKTAEVLGREVTFVNDCIGDNVKAVIDNSKSGDVILLENLRFYAQEEKGEEEFSKALASLADFYINDAFGTAHRAHASTTIVAKYFGENKCFGYLLAKEIESLDKVLNSTDKPVTAVLGGSKVSSKITIIENILDKIDHMIIGGGMTFTFIKALGGKIGNSICEDDKIELALEILEKAKEKNVQIHLPIDIVAADAFAADANVKIVAANEIPDGWQGLDVGPKTLESLKPVVAESKIILWNGPLGVFEMEKFANGTIELGNFIAEATKKGTFSLVGGGDSVAAVKQFGLAPKMSYVSTGGGAMLEMLEGKALPGIKAIQE